The Candidatus Neomarinimicrobiota bacterium DNA segment CCGGTATGAACTTGAAGAACGATTACAACCTACAATGGAGTTATGGTAAACATTCAGGCATTGGATACATTTTATATTCAACAGTATTACGAAATAGTGAGCGGGGATTTATAAAGGATGGGTTTTCATTTGATTTTATTTTATCATCAATGGATGAAAAAACTTTTAAGCAGACCATTGCTTCTTTCTGGCTTACAATCTATCTTGGTGGACTTGGAACGAGGGCAAGAAGAGGTGGAGGATGCTTATCTGTTAAAGAAAAAGCTGGAGAAACTTTTGGATTAAGCTTTGTGCCTGAAGGAAATAATTCGCTTAAAAATTGGTTAATAGAGAATTTTAATAGGGCACAGGAAATGATTGGTGGCAAAGCAAAAGATTTTTGCTATTCTTACAGTAATTTAAGTATTTCAAGAGTTATGTTGAGTAACAAATCATTTAGAGATTGGAAAGAGACTCTTAACGATATAGGTTCACTTTACTCCAATTTTAGGTTAAAAAACAGAAACAAAATTTTTTTAACAGGAGCGTTTGGATTACCCGTAATGCATAGAAACACCAAAATAGTTGCTGCTAGATTAGGCAACAGGCTAAAATTAAACCGCAGATCAAGTCCTATAATTATTAAAGTTATGAAATTTAATAACAATTATTATTGGATGGCTATTAGATTAGCAGGGGAATTTTTGCCACCAGGTATTGTATTGATATCCAGAGATAGAAGAACCCAAAAACCGGAGTATAATTTAATTGATGAATTCTGGAACTTGTTAAAAAGAAAAGGAGAAGAAATTATTCTTTCTATACCAGAGAAACTTTTAAAAACAGTAGAGAAGATCAAAAAAACTAATCCAGATAAAATAGTTCTATTTGGTTCAAAGGCAAGGGGTGATTTTTATGAAAAATCGGATATAGATATAGCTGTATATGGTGAATACCCAGACGATATTGAGGGAAATATTGATATAGTAAATATTGCTAAAGCTGATCAAAAGCTAAAAGAGAAAATTGAAAGAGAAGGAATTAGCCTTTATGAGCGAAAGACTTAAAGCAATTTTTATAG contains these protein-coding regions:
- the cmr1 gene encoding type III-B CRISPR module RAMP protein Cmr1, with the protein product MYTTKFKCSVVTPMFMSGADKRTPELRPSEFKGMMRFWWRAAKAENDITKLREEEAEIFGGTGESEGKSKVNIKIVCDREMLKKFSGMNLKNDYNLQWSYGKHSGIGYILYSTVLRNSERGFIKDGFSFDFILSSMDEKTFKQTIASFWLTIYLGGLGTRARRGGGCLSVKEKAGETFGLSFVPEGNNSLKNWLIENFNRAQEMIGGKAKDFCYSYSNLSISRVMLSNKSFRDWKETLNDIGSLYSNFRLKNRNKIFLTGAFGLPVMHRNTKIVAARLGNRLKLNRRSSPIIIKVMKFNNNYYWMAIRLAGEFLPPGIVLISRDRRTQKPEYNLIDEFWNLLKRKGEEIILSIPEKLLKTVEKIKKTNPDKIVLFGSKARGDFYEKSDIDIAVYGEYPDDIEGNIDIVNIAKADQKLKEKIEREGISLYERKT